The following coding sequences are from one Coffea arabica cultivar ET-39 chromosome 11e, Coffea Arabica ET-39 HiFi, whole genome shotgun sequence window:
- the LOC140021215 gene encoding uncharacterized protein has product MKEVIRDVTQVQFVNNYNRNAPNNPYSNTYNPGWKNHPNFGWKDQGNQQRPTNPPGFQPRQPQAETKPSWEIAVEKLAKVTSDRFERVEGRLDQLAGMYRNLEVQIGQIANVINNRNPGELPSKTEVNPREHVNAIILRSGKTVEGFDFENSGGEKDKKQAIEGEQESQNDHVIIDIDALHPKLNSNVIPFPHRLKKDGQDREFEKFFKMFKQLHINIPFIDAITQIPSYARFLKDIMSKKRKIVDNEMIALTEECSALIKNKLPPKLKDPGSFSIPCTIGQLHFSNALCDLGASVSLMPLSVARRLGLQELKATNITLQLADRSITRPMGILENVLIKVRQSIIPVDFVVLDIEEDVRMPIILGRPFLATARTIIDVEKGKLILRVNGEELEFNLDNKEGNIEPTALVSNMPYDEKVNQERTEEVKFINVLGTNFHGVGTKEEKIRMEGWQLKARMTN; this is encoded by the exons atgaAAGAGGTAATACGAGACGTCACGCAG gtacaatttgtcaataattacaacCGAAATGCTCCAAATAATCCCTACTCGAATACTTACAATCCGGGGTggaaaaatcatccaaactttggatggaaAGATCAAGGCAATCAACAAAGGCCAACCAATCCGCCGGGATTTCAACCAAGGCAACCACAGGCTGAAACTAAACCAAGTTGGGAGATCGCGGTGGAAAAACTTGCTAAGGTGACTTCGGATAGATTTGAGCGAGTTGAGGGGCGGTTGGACCAATTAGCTGGGATGTACAGAAACTTGGAGgttcaaattggtcaaattgccaATGTGATCAACAATAGAAACCCTGGTGAATTACCAAGTAAAACCGAAGTGAATCCGAGAGAGCATGTCAATGCAATCATTCTTAGAAGCGGTAAAACGGTTGAGGGATTCGATTTTGAAAATTCAGGTGGTGAAAAAGACAAGAAGCAAGCAATTGAAGGGGAGCAAGAAAGTCAAAATGATCATGTTATCATTGATATTGATGCACTTCATCCCAAATTAAATTCTAATGTGATACCTTTTCCTCACAGGTTGAAGAAAGATGGACAGGATCGGGAGTTtgaaaagttcttcaaaatgtttaaacaattgcacattaacattcctttcaTTGATGCTATAACACAAATTCCCTCTTATGCACGTTTCTTGAAAGACATCATgtcaaagaagaggaaaattgtAGATAATGAGATGATAGCATTAACGGAAGAGTGTAGTGCATTGATTAAGAATAAACTCCCTCCTAAATTGAAAGATCCGGGAAGTTTTTCTATTCCTTGCACTATTGGTCAATTACATTTTTCTAATGCTTTATGTGATTTAGGTGCAAGTGTGTCACTTATGCCGTTATCGGTTGCCCGGAGATTGGGACTTCAAGAGCTAAAAGCTACCAATATTACATTGCAATTGGCGGATCGGTCAATCACACGTCCCATGGGTATTTTGGAAAATGTGCTCATAAAGGTAAGACAATCTATAATACCTGTGGATTTTGTTGTCTTAGATATTGAAGAAGATGTGAGAatgccaattattctaggacGACCGTTTTTAGCCACTGCACGAACTATAATTGATGTAGAAAAAGGTAAGCTTATATTACGGGTTAATGGTGAGGAATTGGAATTCAATTTGGATAATAAAGAAGGGAATATAGAGCCTACTGCTCTTGTTTCTAATATGCCATATGATGAAAAGGTTAACCAAGAAAGGACCGAAGaagttaaatttataaatgtcctTGGTACTAACTTTCATGGTGTAGGAACAAAGGAGGAGAAGataaggatggaa GGTTGGCAATTGAAGGCAAGGATGACCAATTGA